CCGCTGAACCGGTTGGCATTGCTCCCCATCACCTTCACGCTGACAATGCACAGCACAATCCAGAAAAATGTCACCCCAATCGTCACGCGGGTAAACAAATCGCCCGCCTTGGTGCCGAACGCGCTTTGTCCCCCCATGCCGCCGAAGGCCCCGGCCAAACCGCCGCCCCGGCCGCGTTGAATCAAAATTAACAGAATCAAAAAGATCGATGTCAGCAGCAACAAAATTCCAAGCAAGGCGTTCATAAATTTCCGATCTTTGGTGAAAGCGACAATGGATCCGTGGCAATCGGCGCCATGCCGTCCGGCCTGCGCGGCTGGCAATGACAATTGGCACGGGTCGAAATTCGGTCCCCAGCGTTACGATCCACAACTTGCAATGATGCCGATAAAATCTTCAGCCACCAGACTGGCCCCGCCCACCAGCGCGCCGTCGATATTGGGCTGTGCCATCAACTCACCGGCGTTGGAGGGTTTTACGCTCCCGCCGTATTGAATTCGCACGGCCGACGCAACCTGTTCATTGTACCGGCTTTCGATCAATTTGCGAAGATCGGCATGCACCGCTTCCGCTTGCTCCGGCGTGGCAACTTTGCCCGTGCCGATGGCCCACACGGGCTCATAAGCAATGACCGTTTTCTCCATTTGCTGGGCCGAAATGTTGGCGAAGCTCCCTTCGAACTGCGAGCGTATCACCGCCGATGTCATCCCCCCCTCGCGTTCATCCAAATGCTCGCCGACACACACTATTGGCGAAAGACCGGCTTTCAAAGCGGCGGTCAACTTGTGGTTGACCTCGGCGTTCGATTCGCCCAAGATGTCGCGCCGCTCGCTGTGGCCCAAAATCACGTACTTGCAGCCGCAATCGACGAGCATGGCCGCGCTAATTTCGCCGGTGAACGCCCCTTTCGGTTCCTGAAACATATTCTGCGCGCCCAGCCCAACGCTGCTTTTGCCGATCGCGCCGCGAACCGCTTCCAAATACACAAACGGCGGACACAGGGCCACCTCGACCTGGGGAAATTCCCCAGCCCGCTTCACCACCGCCTCCGCCAAGGCCACCGCCCCGGCACAGTTCAAATTCATTTTC
The sequence above is drawn from the Pirellulales bacterium genome and encodes:
- the tpiA gene encoding triose-phosphate isomerase; the protein is MRKKFIAGNWKMNLNCAGAVALAEAVVKRAGEFPQVEVALCPPFVYLEAVRGAIGKSSVGLGAQNMFQEPKGAFTGEISAAMLVDCGCKYVILGHSERRDILGESNAEVNHKLTAALKAGLSPIVCVGEHLDEREGGMTSAVIRSQFEGSFANISAQQMEKTVIAYEPVWAIGTGKVATPEQAEAVHADLRKLIESRYNEQVASAVRIQYGGSVKPSNAGELMAQPNIDGALVGGASLVAEDFIGIIASCGS